In Vitis vinifera cultivar Pinot Noir 40024 chromosome 17, ASM3070453v1, one genomic interval encodes:
- the LOC100262763 gene encoding serine protease SPPA, chloroplastic, with translation MSKLLHGCHLTSIHRRSCAAILSKPLRSIRVVSSLQPQFSPSKPQNALSYFSPSLHRRNLSLRAFDSSSETKSDVVSEEAGEKDYKDDDGALSSTSLAEEYPTGDFEFKEMSGWMSFVVKLRMLIAFPWERVRKGSVFTMKLRGQISDQLKSRFSSGLSLPQICENFIKAAYDPRISGIYLHIEPLSCGWGKVEEIRRHILDFKKSGKFIVAYAPACGEKEYYLGSACDELYAPPSAYFSLYGLTVQASFLGGVFEKVGIEPQVQRIGKYKSAGDQLTRKTMSEENCEMLTALLDNIYGNWLDKISSAKGKKREDTENFINEGVYQVEKLKEEGWITNINYDDEVISILKERLGQPKDKNLPMVDYRKYSKVRKWTLGLSGGKDQIAVIRASGSISRVRSPFSIPGSGITSEQFIEKIRSVRDSKRYKAVIIRIDSPGGDALASDLMWREIRLLAASKPVIASMSDVAASGGYYMAMGAGTIVAENLTLTGSIGVVTGKFNLGTLYEKIGFNKEIISRGRFAELTAAEQRPFRPDEAELFAKSAQNAYKQFRDKAAFSRSMAVDKMEENAQGRVWTGKDAASRGLVDAIGGLSRAVAIAKQKADIPQDRPVTLVELSRPSPTVSEILTGIGSSIVGVERTLKELLQDLTFSNGVQARMDGILFQKLEEASDSNPIFTLVKDYLSSL, from the exons ATGTCGAAGCTTCTTCACGGTTGTCACCTCACTTCTATCCACCGCCGGAGTTGCGCCGCAATTCTATCCAAGCCTCTGCGTTCAATTCGCGTGGTTTCCTCTCTCCAGCCCCAATTCTCTCCCTCCAAACCCCAAAATGCCCTCTCATATTTCTCCCCATCTCTTCACCGCCGAAACCTCTCCCTCCGGGCATTCGACTCCTCTTCCGAAACCAAAAGCGACGTCGTATCCGAGGAGGCAGGTGAGAAAGACTACAAAGACGACGATGGTGCTCTCTCTTCTACCTCTTTGGCGGAGGAGTACCCGACCGGTGACTTCGAGTTCAAGGAAATGAGTGGGTGGATGAGCTTCGTCGTGAAGCTTCGAATGCTCATTGCGTTCCCCTGGGAACGCGTTCGCAAGGGCAGTGTTTTTACTATGAAATTGCGCGGCCAg ATATCTGATCAGCTGAAGAGCCGTTTCTCTTCAGGATTATCTTTACCTCAAATTTGTGAAAACTTTATAAAAGCAGCATATGATCCTCGCATCTCTGGTATCTATCTCCATATAGAACCTCTAAGTTGCGGGTGGGGTAAAGTTGAAGAAATTCGGCGGCACATATTAGATTTTAAGAAATCAG GTAAATTCATCGTGGCTTATGCCCCTGCATGCGGAGAGAAAGAATATTACCTTGGTTCTGCTTGTGATGAGCTATATGCACCCCCAAgtgcatatttttctttatatggtCTGACTGTTCAAGCATCCTTTCTTGGAG GTGTTTTTGAGAAAGTAGGAATTGAACCACAAGTGCAAAGGATTGGTAAATACAAAAGTGCAGGGGATCAACTTACACGCAAAACGATGTCTGAAGAAAACTGTGAGATGTTGACTGCATTACTTGATAATATCTATGGAAATTGGCTGGATAAAATTTCTTCAGCAAAAG gaaagaaaagagaagatacTGAAAACTTCATCAATGAAGGAGTATATCAAGTAGAAAAGCTAAAAGAAGAGGGCTGGATAACGAATATAAACTATGATGATGAG GTTATTTCTATATTGAAAGAGAGACTGGGACAGCCAAAGGATAAAAATCTTCCAATGGTTGATTACAG GAAATACTCTAAAGTTAGGAAATGGACCCTTGGTTTATCTGGTGGTAAAGACCAAATAGCTGTAATCAGAGCATCTGGAAGTATCAGTCGTGTGCGCAGTCCATTCAGCATACCTGGTTCGGGTATAACTAGTGAGCAATTCATTGAGAAGATTCGTAGTGTGAGAG aTTCAAAAAGATATAAGGCTGTTATCATTCGCATTGACAGCCCTGGAGGTGATGCTCTTGCTTCTGATTT AATGTGGAGGGAAATCAGACTTCTGGCTGCCTCAAAACCTGTCATTGCATCAATGTCTGATGTGGCTGCTAGCGGAGGGTACTACATGGCAATGGGAGCAGGGACTATAGTTGCAGAAAATCTTACTTTAACAGGTTCCATTGGAGTTGTTACAG GGAAGTTCAATTTGGGGACACTATATGAAAAAATTGGCTTCAATAAGGAGATTATATCAAGGGGAAGATTTGCTGAGCTCACAGCAGCTGAACAGCGGCCTTTCAG ACCAGATGAAGCAGAACTCTTTGCCAAGTCTGCCCAGAATGCATATAAACAATTTCGTGATAAGGCGGCTTTTTCAAGATCAATGGCT GTAGATAAGATGGAGGAGAATGCTCAAGGGAGAGTTTGGACTGGTAAAGATGCAGCTTCACGAGGTTTGGTCGATGCTATTGGTGGGCTCTCTCGTGCTGTTGCTATAGCAAAACAGAAGGCAGATATACCTCAAGACAGACCG GTTACTCTTGTTGAGTTGTCAAGACCGTCGCCTACTGTATCAGAAATCTTGACTGGCATAGGAAGCTCTATAGTGGGTGTGGAGAGAACATTGAAAGAACTACTGCAAGATTTGACATTTTCGAATGGAGTTCAAGCCCGGATGGACGGTATACTGTTTCAGAAACTGGAGGAGGCTTCGGATTCCAACCCCATATTCACTCTGGTAAAGGACTACCTAAGTTCTCTCTGA